The Clarias gariepinus isolate MV-2021 ecotype Netherlands chromosome 26, CGAR_prim_01v2, whole genome shotgun sequence sequence tggcagtagagtttctgacaagtttgtttaacaagatcttggagagtgagaggatttcagaggaatggaggagaagtgtattggtgctgatttttcagaacaagggagatgtgcaaagctgtggcaattatagaggtataaagctaatgagccagacaatgaagctgtgggaaagagtagtggaagctaggttaagggcagaggttagcatttgtgagcagcaatatggctttttgcctagaaagagtacatcagatgcggTTTTTgttttgaggatgctggtggagaagtacagagaaggtaatgaagagttgcattgtgtctttgtagatttagagaaagcgtacgacagggtgccgagagaggagctgtggtgttgtatgaggaagtctggagtggcagagaagtatgagcaagacatttacattacatttacatttaggcatttggcagacgctcttatccagagcgacttacatttttatctcattacacatctgagcagttgagggttaagggccttgctcaagggcccaacagtggcaacttggtggttgtggggtttgaacctgggatcttccgaaccgtagtccaatgccttaaccactgaggtacggaatacatgtgtgtgaatgagaggaatcCAAGAgaaacggtgaggctacaggaagcagagctgaagatgttgaggttctctttgggagttacaaggatggataggatcaagagtgagttcatcagagggacaacccatgttagatgttttggagatgaagtcagagagggcagattgaggtggtttggacatgttcagaggagagattgtgaatatatctgtagaaggatgctgaggttggacctgccaggcaggaggtctagagaaagattTACGGATGCAGttagagaggacatgaagttagttggtgtaagagaagaggatgcagaggatagggttagatggaggcagatgattcgctgtggcgacccctgaaagggaacagccgaaagacaaagaagaagtataAGTGACTTAAAtgtaagtgataatattgataaTTTAATGTGTCCACTTGTCCTCTGCAGctcaggtggacacacattttggaatagattttgagtcaataggtcttatgacctgaacggtattgaagtaaaatgcataattattaaatattaattattaataaaaatttaaagtgaaaatattgacaaaaaaaaggttgtgccctttgcaggacaggtggacacacattttggaatagattttgagtcaataggtcttatgacctgaacagtattgaagtaaaatgcataattattaaatattaattattaaattttttttaaagtgataatattgacaaaaaaaggttgtgccctctgcaggacaggtggacacacattttagaatggattttgagtcaataggtcacatgacttggaagatattgaagtaaaatgcataattattaaatattaattattaataaatatttaaagtgataatattgacaaaaaaagtttgtgccccctgcaggacaggtggacacctcttatagaatagattttgaggcaataggtcacatgacttggaagatattgaagtaaaattcagaattattaaatattaattattactcaatatgaaaagtgataatattgacaaaaaaagtttgtgccctctgTAGGACAAGAAGTCACACCttttagaatagattttaagggaataggtcttatgacctgaacggtattgaagtaaaattcagaattattaaatattaattattaataaatatttaaagtgataatattgacaaaaaaaaggttgtgccctttgcaggacaggtggacacacattttggaatagattttgagtcaataggtcttatgacctgaacagtattgaagtaaaatgcataattattaaatattaattattaaaaaaattttaaagtgataatattgacaaaaaaaggttgtgccctttgcaggacaggtggacacacattttggaatagattttgagtcaataggtcttatgacctgaacggtattgaagtaaaatgcataattattaaatattaattatttaaaaaattttaaagtgataatattgacaaaaaaaggttgtgccctctgcaggacaggtggacacacattttagaatggattttgagtcaataggtcacatgacttggaagatattgaagtaaaatgcataattattaaatattaattattaataaatatttaaagtgataatattgacaaaaaaagtttgtgccccctgcaggacaggtggacacctcttatagaatagattttgaggcaataggtcacatgacttggaagatattgaagtaaaattcagaattattaaatattaattattactcaatatgaaaagtgataatattgacaaaaaaagtttgtgccctctgTAGGACAAGAAGTCACACCttttagaatagattttaagggaataggtcttatgacctgaacggtattgaagtaacatgcagaattattaaatattaattattaataaaaatgaaaagtgaaaatattgaccaaaaaaaggttgtgccctttgcaggacaggtggacacacattttggaatagattttgagtcaataggtcttatgacctgaacggtattgaagtaaaatgcataattattaaatattaattatttaaaaaaatttaaagtgataatattgacaaaaaaagtttgtgccctctgcaggacaggtggacacctcttatataatagattttgaggcaataggtcttatgacctgaacggtattgaagtaaaatgcataattattaactattaattattaataaaaatgcaaagtgataatattgacaaaaaaaggttgtgccctttgcaggacaggtggacacacattttggaatagattttgagtcaataggtcttatgacctgaacggtattgaagtaaaatgcataattattaaatattaattatttaaaaaaatttaaagtgataatattgacaaaaaaagtttgtgccctctgcaggacaggtggacacctcttatataatagattttgaggcaataggtcttatgacctgaacggtattgaagtaaaatgcataattattaactattaattattaataaaaatgcaaagtgataatattgacaaaaaaaggttgtgccctttgcaggacaggtggacacacattttggaatagattttgagtcaataggtcacatgacctggaaggtattgaagtaaaatgcataattattaaatattaattatttaaaaaaatttaaagtgataatattgacaaaaaaagtttgtgccctctgcaggacaggtggacacctcttatataatagattttgaggcaataggtcttatgacctgaacggtattgaagtaaaatgcataattattaaatattaattattaataaatatttaaagtgataatattgacaaaaaaaaggttgtgccctttgcaggacaggtggacacacattttggaatagattttgagtcaataggtcttatgacctgaacggtattgaagtaaaatgcataattattaaatattaattatttaaaaaaatttaaagtgataatattgacaaaaaaagtttgtgccctctgcaggacaggtggacacctcttatataatagattttgaggcaataggtcttatgacctgaacggtattgaagtaaaatgcataattattaactattaattattaataaaaatgcaaagtgataatattgacaaaaaaaggttgtgccctttgcaggacaggtggacacacattttggaatagattttgagtcaataggtcacatgacctggaaggtattgaagtaaaatgcataattattaaatattaattattaataaatatgcaaagagataatattgacaaaaaaaggttgtgccctttggaggacaggtggacacctcttatagaatagattttgaggcaataggtcacatgacttggaagatattgaagtaaaattaggaattattaaatattaattattactcaatatgaaaagtgataatattgacaaaaaaagtttgtgccctctgcaggacaggtggacacctcttatataatagattttgaggcaataggtcttatgacctgaacggtattgaagtaaaatgcataattattaactattaattattaataaaaatgcaaagtgataatattgacaaaaaaaggttgtgccctttgcaggacaggtggacacacattttggaatagattttgagtcaataggtcacatgacctggaaggtattgaagtaaaatgcataattattaaatattaattattaataaatatgcaaagtgataatattgacaaaaaaaggttgtgccctttgcaggacaggtggacacacattttagaatggattttgagtcaataggtcacatgacctggaaggtattgaagtaaaatgcagaattattgaatattaatttttaataaaaattaaaagtgataatattgacagaaaaaaggttgtgccctttgcaggaccggtggacacacattttggaataaattttgagtcaataggtcacatgacctggaaggtattgaagtaaaatgcataattattaaatattaattattactcaatatgaaaagtgataatattgacaaaaaaagtttgtgccctctgcaggacaggtggacacacatttgagaatagattttgagtcaataggtcacatgacttggaaggtattgaagtaaaatgcagaattattaaatactaattattaataaaaataaaaagtcataatattgccaaaaaaaggttgtgccctctccAGAAcaagtggacacacattttagaatggattttgaggcaatagatcatttatttattttaaatatgtgtataatattaataatatccgTATTTCAGTCGGACAGTAATTTGCAGACGGTCCCTAACGAGCGCAGTAGGCGAGCTGCTTTCGCCGGCCTCTGTTAGCGAATCCCCGCTACAAATCAGCGAATCTCCGCCACAATTTGGAAATCTGGTCGCCGGAGCTCGAATATCCAACGTCCAACGTcaaaccaacttcaccgcggtATTTGGGAATGCCACGCCCAATCTGCTTTGGAGGAAACCgcagtactcggaggaaacccacaaaacaaggggagaacatgcaaatccgGTCCCTGGATCAGCGATGCGCCATGGAGAATAAAAGCAACATGAAATATTAGAGAgtgagacctttttttttttaattttatttatttatttatttatttttggccaaGGAGTGTACAACTCTACACGTTTTAATAATGTTCCTCGGGGGTAGTTTGGAGTTTGAGGAGTGTATTAAACAACTATCTTTGACAAAACACAGTAACCGTAATTGTACATATCATTTTAAtagataaatgtaaataaatgttttggacAATATTTTGATGCTAATGTTGCTAACAAGCGGCCGTTTAGGACTTTTATTTTGGAGCGCGCGCTGATTGGCGGTGGTTTTTAAAAACTCAGCTCTTggcaacaacacacacaccgacTGCTTTATCCATCCGGAGAGGTAAATACTGTGGAGGATTCAGTGTTTATTAGCAAATATAATCTTTATTTCTACAGTGTTTATGTAGTACGTTAAACAGACAAGTAAGTAAGACGCTGTTTAGCACGGgtaagttagctagctagctggaAGGCTCGCGCTGCTTTTTACTAACTTCCTTAGGATTTTCGTTGTTAAAAtggggcaaaaaaacaaaacaaacatggtgTGTAGacaaaaagtttaataattaaacatgttAGTGATGCCTGTATTGTGTTGTTATGTGAAAGAGATGTCGTTCGTGCGGATTAACCGGAGACCAGTGAGAACGAAGAAAGTCTCAATTCCTAAGAGAGAATGGGTGGTAATTTACAGCATTCAGttttacactatatatatataaatttacaatCTTGTTGGGAATTGTTTTGCTTAATTTGGATTGTTTCTGTTCCTCATTCAGAGCACAGTTAATGATCTGTCAGTGTACAAGTCTACAGCTGAGGAGCTGGTGAGAAACTCATGTTACACTTAATGGATGTTCACTCAGaaatgtttcttcttcttttttatttccagaaaataataaaaaaaaaaagtcacatacagCGGGGATGATGAATGTATTCACatttcaacatgaaaaatatatgcacaaaaaaaaaagaaatcacggTCACACAAGAGCATCAACCATTGTATGACTACTGACATatttagaggaaacataataataaaaaaaaggctgccATAGTTGTCAGTTGTTGCTTTTCCTTACACTGGACTCCATTgcttattttatcttataattttttttgggaggGGTGTCTGAGGAGATTTACCCAAATCCCTAAGAAACAGTTGTCGCCTAAAGACTAACTGCAATCTTATTTCCATGCTGCCCGATTACTTGTGTGTAAGCTGTTAGATGGCCATACAGCCAGGTTACTCGGCTGTATGTCCATCTAGagaaagtaaaattttaaagaagaaattgacaaagtttagttatttattgtgcactgtattttattgtatgCATGGTAAACTTAACAGTCAACTAGTTGAAACATTGTTAAATCATTGAGTAAGAAAATGCTACCAGTGTTAAAATAATAGGAATTATATTTTGATAATGTTAAAAACATGTCTACCAGTGCTACCAGTATGTCAGGAAATGTTATCTCAGATAAAACTGTTATATTTTTTGCAGTGCTACAACCATACGAAACTGTCGAGGATACTATGAGAAATttgcaaaggaaaaaattaaagtttaatttaattagtcTGAGGTATATTTAATGGCGCCAGAATGGTGTTATGTTTATCCTTTATTTgctatgaagtaaaaaaaaaaaaaaaacaacgttttACCCTACACGTATTGCAATTCCACAATTTTGCCAGAGGATGTATTTTGCTTCTTAAAACCCCTTTTCTCTTTCAGTCCAGGCGGCATGCCTTGCACCGATCTTGCAACAGAGCTGCTGCACAGTGGGAGCTGAGGGAGAAAAGAGTGAAAAACAGAAAACCCCGGGTGCCCAGCCCTCCTGGACTAGACCAGACCAGACTGCGATTGTTCAGAGAGGTACACGCAGACACACGCATAGAATAACATGAAACATCTTGGAATTCTGTTTTTTTCGACGCAGCTATATTTGAACGTCTATGTTTTCTTTGCAAACTTgagcagtttttattttcagaaaatCCGGTAGAGCTATAAAtactaataaacaaaatgtatcaAGATAGATGAAAGCAAATTTCATTACTGATTATGTGGCATATGTTACAGAGCATGTAGTAAGTCACCTGAGTTTATTTGAATTAATAAGCTCAAAACTAGGTACATCATTTGATTTGTCTTGACGTACACCATATAAATTTGCGACGAGTCGTCAAAGGGATTGTATTCGATCCCAAAGAGAGTTGATTCTCCAGGCTTTGAAACCTAAGAGGTAACTTCTGATTccacaataaaaatgatttacctTGTGCAGATAatgtgagcagtgtgtgtttcaggtacTGAGAGATAATGGATATTGTGCTTTATTTAAAACGTGTTTGGTCTGATTTTGACTTGGAATGCAGGTTAGACCCTCCTCTAGCAATGTGGCCTATTGCCCAtatctccccccccccccatactgTCACATCATATTTTGGGTGTCTGATTTGGGGGACAAACAAAttcactttcttttttatagGCTTCTAAATCACACCACACTGCTACATAAGGCATGTCTGTGTGTACGTAGGTGTTATCTGATCATTGCGAGCTGCAGGGcgtcctcacacactctgaccGTGCACTGGCCGTGGTAAAAGATCTGTTCGGAGACACACCTCGCAGACAAAAAGGTACAGCATTATTTTTGAACCACACAGTATTTTTCCCCTGTAATTGAGGCTTATTCTCTTAAGGCTGTCTTCCTTATTCTCTTAAGGCTGTCTTCCTTTTCTGTTGTGTGGTTTTGATTTAGGATTCCCGAGTGTGACCATAGCACCCAGCTGCGAGTCGGATTCTGAACTTCCTGTGCTGCAGAATCAGGACCCACCAACCCAGCTGTCATTGCTCAGCCACTCAATGATGCACCACCAGGTAAGGCTGTCTCTACCCGAGTCAGGTATTCGAGGGTCTGACGTACAAATGGTAGTACATATTTTCATACATTCTGTATTTAGAATAAAACTCTTGTAGGGGTGctgttataagaaaatataaCAGCTCATGTGAAGTACAGATGCTTTTTCAGTGTTTCTGGCGGATAAATGATTACCTAACAGTATTACATAAAAGGTGATAAGTACGCTGTCTACTGTTACATGGTTGACGCTGCCTACTGTTTCAGTCTGTGAGGAACGCCTGTGATGCGCTAACAATATGGCATGAAAGTCAAAGCTGCTGCATACAGGGTTCCTGTACAAACAACGCCTGCTATAAAGAGCCATTATGTCACTAGCTTCTTGTTTTTCTCTTAAAAATCTAAAAgcactttaaacttttaaattattattattttttttttttaaagttttttttttttctttgagtgTTAGGTCTTTATGCTAGAGCATTATTCCATGACAGAAAATAACTAAATGGCAGttaaatgcattaatttaaaagcatgctttcatatatattttttttattattaatttatttattggaaCAAGTTTTAACCTCACTCGTGAAAGACGTGATGTGACCTTTTTATTCCCTTTAGGCTTTAAATGATGATTCTGCACTTGAGCACGGGCAAGATGTTGTTCAGGATGTCTCAGTCAGCTTCGACAGAGAGACAAGCAggtacttatttattatttacactcTCCGTTAAGTTCTTATTATTACGGATTAATACGACTAGCCTGTTTCATGCATGTTTTATAGGCAGAAAAGAAAAACGTGTAAAGCTAAGCCTTCTGTTTGGAGAACAACTCAGCAACCACATCAGCAGAACCTGCCTCAGACTCCCTCTAACGCACCAAGCTCAGAGGACCGTGCTGGTAAAAACACTTTTCACTGAATCTCCCTAAAGTCTCACTAAAGTtttatgaatctttttttttttctttctttctctctgcttgGTAAGCTCTGAATGCAACCCTGGCTGTGCAGCGTCTAAAGTTGAGGCAGTCCCCGTCAGAGACAGGCGAGACCGCTGCTCTCGTCAGTCAGGTCCTCAATCCTGAACTGTCTCCCTCTCACTATGGTAATGATACACAAGTTGATGCCTCTTTGTCCTGGTTGTCCAGTGACTTCTTGTTCACCCATGTATTTACTCATCCTGTTGTTCATCTTTTAGGTGGTAAAAACAAGTCCACCAGAGGGCGCTCACCTGAAACTTCTCAGAATTCTAATCAGTCGAGCCTGGAGCTGCTGCAGGACATGCTAGCGCAGGTGGAGACTGAATTAGCCTGCTTGGAGCCGCAGGAGCTTTTTGGATCCTCAGAGCAACCTGAGCTTCAGCATGGCCGTGGCCTTACCGGCTTCTCTGTGGCTCTCATTGGTACTTTAGGACGCATCGTCAGTCACCTGAGACGAGTGAGGAACCGTACACAAgctttaaacaaacattaaaattattattagttttagaGTGTGTTGAGTGTACTGTGTTTGTTTTCTCAGAGGGATGAGGAGGCGCAAAAAGAGGCGcaggtgaggaggaggatgGAAGATGTGATGATGGAGCAGAGAAGCCTGATTGATGCCCTCACAGCTGAGTGTCTCGCACTGAGAGAGGAAAGTGCCAGCCTAAAGGTCAGTTCCCAGAGTGCTtgcattctttttattattatgttgttgttttttgtgtgtgtgtgtgcgctttaACGGAATTGATAAGTTTATCTGAGCTGGAGCGCTCTGGTGTTCTCATACAGGTGAGTCTGCAGGAGCGAATATCTGAACTCGAACAGCGGCTGGACATGGTGATCCTGGCAATGGGAGAGCTGGGAAAGGACGGAGACGCACAAAACAAAGAGGGAAATGCGCAAAGTATGAGCTACCACACACTTTGTGTTTGTCAAGACAGCATGGTTCAGTAACTTAGAGCTACATCAAAGGTCCAGGATGAATCACAAAAAGCAACATTTGTACTGAATTCTatactaattaattaatgtgctgctgtaaagataaaaaaaaatcctgaccaTTGAAATATAtaccttatatattttttcacttcCTTATTCATAAATTTAGTTTCTACGTGGATTTGTTTAATCTTTAATGCAGAGAAAAGATATGGCTATGGTTGAGCACGTCAAGTTTAATTTACATGAAATAGTGTGAAACCttgaattgtttaaaataaagggacataattaattaaactaataattCTTTTCCATCTTTGCAGGCAGAGACATCCAGCCTGTAACCGCTGAGAGAGACCAAGAGGAACCAGCCATTCTCTCTCCTGCTGTGCTGCTCTCTCCTCCACACCAGAGAGACAGCAGAGCACCACCTACAGGTGAGTGTCAGATGGTGCAGCATTtctgatgatttaaaaaaaaataaacaggactCGTAGTGATCATGAAGCACCAATGATTCATCAGGAGTCTATCAGAAAAGCATTTACATGATTCTTCTCCTGCCAGGACGTGGCCGATCTTTGCACTTCGAGGACTCCCACACGCCAGGCAGCGGGTCAGCGACAGAGTCAGATGACTCGTGCACTCCGTCCTCGTTCGCTAGCCTGCCCGAGAGCATCCTGCCCCGTCCTACTCCGATGCTGGACCAGCTTTCCCAGGATGCTGTGCTGGAGCAGATAGTAGAGTTAACACGTCAGAACGCAGAGATTCGGGCTCAGCTGGGGCACAGCAACACCTCTCCAACACCGAGCACAGAGAGACGGGTATCGCCCTCTGCTGTACCCCAGTTCAAACAAAAGGTGGCATTACTGAATATTGTATTGCTTGTTAAGTACTAATGCTTAGAGGTATTTAGGGTGATTGCCAAAATCAAAgggtgtataaataaataaacaagtataAAAACGTTCCCTCCAGCAAAGGAAAAGGTTTTACTTAAGTAATGtagcttatgttttttttgttttttttttggaggtggATAAGACAACAGTATCATAAAACCACAAGATTCATCCAGTCAATTGTATCTGTATTAACATGTCTTAAACAAAACTTGGAACCACCTTAATGTGTGGGTGTTTTTtgtagtgtgtgggtgtggacAACTCCTCAGTGAGGCTAATGGAGGACAGACTTCAGGAGCTAAACAGACAGAGCGCAGCAGCCAGGGCCAAACTCCTGGAGCTTATCGAGCAGCAAAGGCAGACTACGTCTCAAAACGCCTCTCCCTCCATCTCCCCCATACCCCCGCACTCCACCATCCctcacacaggtgtgtgtgtgtgtgtgtgtgtgttttacaggcATTTCCAAACACCATCTTTTACAGTGCCATGTTTTATTCGTTGGATCCGTTCCCAGATTGAGCAGTCTTGAGTATGAGTAATGCAATTTGTTAGAAATTACGACCAATGAAGCATTCCAGTATTACAAAGTGATATGGGGTGTGAAGTGTTATCGATGTCTTGAGGATTAATTCCTTCATTCGAGATCTTGTGTTTAGTGTTAAGTTGTGCGTAGAGCATTAAATGCCCAAAGGTTTAAATACACATCCTTTTTGGAGTGGTgctcaagtcaaagcgggactttttgATTGtttagaataacagaacacagttgaATCTCTTTACACAGTTAAAGCACTTTCACTAGTGCATGGAAACCATCACGGGAGCCATGATTGAACTGATagaacttattatttatttatttttggtggcAGTTATTGGAAGACCAACTGCTGAAGTGTGTGTCCCCATACCAGAAAGAGATCAGCCGTCTCACACCAGGCAGTGAGTCACATACACACTAACGAAGCTGCATGTGCAGATCATACAAAACTCAGCAGCATGTTTTATTGGGTTTGTTTTTTCTGCAGGTCAGCCAGAGCGTTTTCTCCACAAAACGTTGAAGGAACACAAAAGCAGATTGTTACTACACaggtacacacattcacacaacaCATTCTCTCACTTACTTTGCACTGATTTGAAGAAATAAATCTCTTTACTAAAAGGTAAACTGTAAAGGCGTTATCCAAGATAAAACACATGATCTATCACaacgtttgtttttttttttttttttttttgcgcaggTGGATAAACCGAAAGGAGGAGGCTGGTTCGCGCTGTCCTCTCACGTCCGATAGCTCGATGACCAGAAGGCTGGTGGGACACTACAGTTACACACCACCTGCGTTTTTTAATTCCTGGCTGTTTcaatttttaattttgcaaaTGTCAATAAACTTCTAGACAAATACTTTATTGCATAGTTGTGTAACTGTGACTGTAACAGTAATGAGAACATGTTTACTTTGAGTTACATGAAATGTGCTGACATTCACAACACTAACATGAAATTCACGTAACAGCACTGTAGTATCATCATCAGCCAACTACAGCGTGTATTCTAATAGCAACAGTCTGAAAATGCATTGTTTGGCAAAACTGTACAGCAGTCTTTTAAAGGTATGTTTATAACAATGTGGTTATAAGAGGTAAAGAGACAATTGGGTAGAATAGGAATTTGGTTCCACAATATGAACACAGTGACAAGGAAAAGTATGTGAATtccatggttttctgcattcgTCATAAAATGTGACCTGAACTTAATCTAAGTcgagtattgacaaatataatgatccataaaataataatttttttttttttttttaaatactgatcttatgtttttattgaacaCACTCACTTCAACATTTAAAATGCTAGTGGGAAAAGTGAATTAATAAGTGGTTAAA is a genomic window containing:
- the spice1 gene encoding spindle and centriole-associated protein 1 isoform X2, with amino-acid sequence MSFVRINRRPVRTKKVSIPKREWVSTVNDLSVYKSTAEELSRRHALHRSCNRAAAQWELREKRVKNRKPRVPSPPGLDQTRLRLFREALNDDSALEHGQDVVQDVSVSFDRETSRQKRKTCKAKPSVWRTTQQPHQQNLPQTPSNAPSSEDRAALNATLAVQRLKLRQSPSETGETAALVSQVLNPELSPSHYGGKNKSTRGRSPETSQNSNQSSLELLQDMLAQVETELACLEPQELFGSSEQPELQHGRGLTGFSVALIGTLGRIVSHLRRRDEEAQKEAQVRRRMEDVMMEQRSLIDALTAECLALREESASLKVSLQERISELEQRLDMVILAMGELGKDGDAQNKEGNAQSRDIQPVTAERDQEEPAILSPAVLLSPPHQRDSRAPPTGRGRSLHFEDSHTPGSGSATESDDSCTPSSFASLPESILPRPTPMLDQLSQDAVLEQIVELTRQNAEIRAQLGHSNTSPTPSTERRVSPSAVPQFKQKCVGVDNSSVRLMEDRLQELNRQSAAARAKLLELIEQQRQTTSQNASPSISPIPPHSTIPHTVIGRPTAEVCVPIPERDQPSHTRQSARAFSPQNVEGTQKQIVTTQVDKPKGGGWFALSSHVR
- the spice1 gene encoding spindle and centriole-associated protein 1 isoform X1, which produces MSFVRINRRPVRTKKVSIPKREWVSTVNDLSVYKSTAEELSRRHALHRSCNRAAAQWELREKRVKNRKPRVPSPPGLDQTRLRLFREVLSDHCELQGVLTHSDRALAVVKDLFGDTPRRQKGFPSVTIAPSCESDSELPVLQNQDPPTQLSLLSHSMMHHQALNDDSALEHGQDVVQDVSVSFDRETSRQKRKTCKAKPSVWRTTQQPHQQNLPQTPSNAPSSEDRAALNATLAVQRLKLRQSPSETGETAALVSQVLNPELSPSHYGGKNKSTRGRSPETSQNSNQSSLELLQDMLAQVETELACLEPQELFGSSEQPELQHGRGLTGFSVALIGTLGRIVSHLRRRDEEAQKEAQVRRRMEDVMMEQRSLIDALTAECLALREESASLKVSLQERISELEQRLDMVILAMGELGKDGDAQNKEGNAQSRDIQPVTAERDQEEPAILSPAVLLSPPHQRDSRAPPTGRGRSLHFEDSHTPGSGSATESDDSCTPSSFASLPESILPRPTPMLDQLSQDAVLEQIVELTRQNAEIRAQLGHSNTSPTPSTERRVSPSAVPQFKQKCVGVDNSSVRLMEDRLQELNRQSAAARAKLLELIEQQRQTTSQNASPSISPIPPHSTIPHTVIGRPTAEVCVPIPERDQPSHTRQSARAFSPQNVEGTQKQIVTTQVDKPKGGGWFALSSHVR